A genomic segment from Coleofasciculus sp. FACHB-T130 encodes:
- a CDS encoding regulatory protein RecX, with amino-acid sequence MSCTDYFFRLISRRDYSAYELLKKGQLKGFEPNEISEAINYLQERDYQSDTRLVANLIAYSQGKYGKSMVRRKCMEKGISSEVFEQVWNEQIEAEGSEETDDLDGLKTKIMRKYKIDDFQIIDQKTKAKLLNYLQYRGFNAFEVLKQWQRQQVENE; translated from the coding sequence ATGAGTTGCACTGACTATTTTTTTCGCCTGATCTCCCGCCGAGATTACAGTGCTTACGAACTTTTAAAGAAAGGACAATTAAAGGGGTTTGAGCCAAACGAAATCTCCGAGGCTATCAATTATTTGCAAGAGAGAGACTATCAATCCGACACGCGCTTAGTCGCCAACTTGATTGCCTACTCTCAAGGCAAATATGGTAAATCTATGGTAAGGCGCAAATGTATGGAAAAAGGGATTTCCTCCGAGGTCTTCGAGCAAGTTTGGAACGAACAAATCGAAGCAGAGGGAAGTGAGGAAACGGACGATCTGGATGGTTTAAAGACAAAGATCATGCGAAAGTATAAAATTGATGATTTTCAAATTATCGACCAAAAAACCAAAGCCAAGCTATTAAATTACTTGCAATATAGAGGTTTTAATGCTTTTGAAGTTTTGAAGCAATGGCAGAGACAACAAGTAGAAAATGAGTAA
- a CDS encoding GAF domain-containing protein has protein sequence MNNPIPPVLDKILSHDSTPDAVFSALVPALGEVLQCDRVFLYLRDPHTSIGKVPYCWRRTQEYPNILDADWKKEPESLPKEDPLFAAALHTQPSVFVEDVETANPEVVNKAFEQKEFGHRALVHAHLCKDNLLWGILQPCIFGQPRVWTPEDRSIMTTVTEKLTPLAVAYILAAKSSIPAKG, from the coding sequence ATGAACAACCCAATACCACCAGTTCTCGATAAAATTTTGAGCCATGACAGTACACCCGATGCTGTGTTTTCTGCCTTAGTGCCAGCTTTGGGTGAAGTCTTGCAGTGCGATCGCGTTTTTCTCTACCTGCGCGATCCCCATACCTCCATCGGTAAAGTTCCTTACTGCTGGCGTCGCACTCAAGAATATCCCAACATTCTTGACGCTGACTGGAAGAAAGAACCAGAATCTTTGCCAAAAGAAGATCCGCTTTTTGCTGCGGCACTGCATACACAACCTTCTGTCTTTGTCGAAGATGTAGAGACAGCGAATCCGGAAGTCGTTAATAAAGCTTTCGAGCAAAAAGAATTTGGACATCGAGCATTAGTTCACGCTCACCTGTGCAAAGATAATTTGTTGTGGGGAATTCTGCAACCTTGTATCTTTGGTCAGCCTAGAGTATGGACGCCGGAAGACCGCTCTATTATGACCACAGTTACAGAGAAATTAACACCCCTTGCTGTTGCCTATATATTGGCAGCGAAGTCTTCCATACCTGCGAAGGGATAA
- a CDS encoding Mut7-C RNAse domain-containing protein: MAKADFNFYAELNDFLPRKKRDVTITHVFEERASIKDTIESFGVPHPEVDYIEVNGKPVDFSYIVTDSDRIHVYPISAATEKTSSVSLVRPQPLKFPRFVLDIHLGKLATSLRMLGFDTLYRNDYDDLELAQISASEERILLTRDKGLLMRSLVTHGYYVRETNPERQVGEIMGRFGLIKFVKPLQRCLRCNGLLEPVDKESILDQVPPNIQQSIDEFSRCRECAHVYWKGTHYEQMQQFIQGIIFSKPVESN; encoded by the coding sequence ATGGCTAAAGCAGATTTTAATTTTTACGCAGAATTGAATGATTTCTTGCCACGGAAAAAGCGGGACGTAACCATTACTCATGTTTTTGAGGAACGAGCCTCGATTAAGGACACGATCGAATCTTTTGGCGTCCCTCATCCGGAAGTGGATTATATCGAAGTCAACGGCAAACCCGTCGATTTTTCCTATATTGTGACGGATAGCGATCGCATCCATGTTTATCCAATTTCTGCGGCGACTGAAAAGACATCTAGCGTCTCACTCGTTCGTCCTCAACCGCTAAAATTTCCTCGTTTCGTTCTCGATATTCATTTAGGGAAACTAGCAACATCTTTACGAATGTTGGGCTTTGATACCCTGTATCGAAATGACTATGACGATCTAGAGTTAGCCCAAATTTCGGCATCTGAAGAACGAATTCTCTTGACTCGCGATAAGGGTCTATTGATGCGTAGTTTGGTAACACATGGATATTATGTCAGAGAAACTAATCCAGAGCGACAGGTGGGCGAGATAATGGGACGCTTTGGTCTAATTAAATTCGTCAAACCATTGCAACGATGTTTGCGTTGCAATGGTTTATTAGAACCTGTGGATAAGGAATCGATTCTTGACCAAGTGCCACCCAATATCCAACAATCTATTGATGAATTTAGCCGCTGTCGTGAATGCGCTCATGTTTATTGGAAAGGCACGCATTATGAACAAATGCAGCAATTTATCCAAGGAATAATTTTCTCGAAGCCAGTTGAATCGAATTGA
- a CDS encoding alpha-mannosidase, with amino-acid sequence MTDSKTPFVTPSSSLLSEAIEKLSAMTQVNVQTGWRYCAADLTADTVRQSDFGNDWLSVELNARGHIAWQAGQKVLWLSQKLMIPQDLQGYALSGLALRLVLTWWAEDAQIFVNGVKVQAGDLFDCSTRVLLSPSVTPGEEITVALRLVSPGHDDGALVRSLCVYEFTTDDRIEPGFVADELAVLQRYLKTFEPEKLDILADAVAEIDWTALPDEQKFERSLSALRQNLLDTLGSTESKIQNLKSQICLLGHAHLDLAWLWPVSDTWEAAQRTFKSVLKLLQEFPNLTFCHSTPALYAWIEQHCPDLFAAIQQQVAAGRWEVVGGMWVEPELNIINGESIVRQLLYGQRYVLEKFGQLSTVAWLPDSFGFCATLPQFLKSAGIEYFVTQKLRWNDTTKFPYETFWWRSLDGSQIFSLMSAPIGEGIDPIKMASYACDWETQTSLKESLWLPGVGDHGGGPTRDMLEVAHRWEKSPFFPRLEFTTSESYLQQISTQNPNSNETQNSRLFPVWDDELYLEFHRGCYTTHADQKRFERRSEGLLYQAELFASLASISIGAAYPKQKLESAWKKVLFNQFHDILPGSSIPQVFVDANQAWQEVEQVGSEIVQQALSAIATSIALPPPPQPDALPVIVFNSLNWQRSEVVTVPLPASKHHWQVYNLEGKLLTSQLSEGKTLLFLAEDIPSVGYRLFWLCPQAELTSKRQENRHPSTRFLNSNAPNRDNIRFSEKNCILENELLRVIVDSQTGDLSSVFDKINRREILNQSGGNQLQAFQDSGQYWDAWNIDPNYTKHPLPPTQLKSIEWVEQGTVQTRLRVVRQLGESKFCQDYVLQADSPLLKIITTVDWQERHVLVKAAFPLTLTADSATYEIPCGAIVRSTRDANGRSTQPQTPAATAKWEVPALHWADLSENDYGISLLNDCKYGYDAQPSQLRLTLLRSSTWPDPEADRGWHQFTYALYPHQGSWQSAHTVRRGYELNLPLQVMLLPSVGEQNSSLPPVGQLLDLQAENLILIALKQSEDSLQQWILRCYECHGEEAQMQLNSDLDLAIAHPVDLLERPIDAPEMSASGQIASIQPWKIATFVVKRTDG; translated from the coding sequence ATGACCGATTCCAAGACACCTTTTGTAACGCCCTCATCCAGCCTCCTGAGCGAAGCGATTGAAAAACTCTCTGCGATGACTCAGGTTAACGTTCAGACTGGCTGGCGCTACTGTGCCGCAGACCTGACAGCAGATACCGTCCGCCAATCTGATTTCGGGAATGATTGGTTATCTGTGGAGTTGAATGCGAGGGGACATATTGCTTGGCAAGCAGGGCAAAAGGTGTTGTGGCTTAGTCAAAAATTGATGATTCCCCAAGATTTACAAGGTTATGCTTTATCGGGGTTGGCGTTGCGGCTGGTGCTAACTTGGTGGGCAGAAGACGCGCAAATTTTTGTCAATGGCGTCAAAGTGCAAGCAGGAGATTTATTTGATTGCTCAACGAGGGTACTGCTGAGTCCGTCTGTCACGCCGGGTGAGGAGATTACCGTTGCCTTGCGTCTGGTCAGTCCCGGACATGATGATGGGGCTTTAGTGCGATCGCTCTGCGTATACGAATTTACCACCGACGATCGGATTGAACCCGGTTTTGTCGCTGATGAGTTAGCCGTCTTACAACGGTATTTAAAAACCTTTGAACCCGAAAAACTGGATATCTTGGCAGATGCTGTGGCTGAGATTGACTGGACAGCACTGCCTGATGAACAAAAGTTTGAGCGATCGCTTTCCGCCCTCCGTCAAAACCTGCTCGACACGCTAGGGTCAACAGAATCTAAAATCCAAAATCTCAAATCTCAAATCTGTTTGCTCGGTCATGCTCACTTAGACTTGGCTTGGCTATGGCCTGTCAGCGACACCTGGGAAGCGGCTCAACGCACTTTTAAATCGGTTCTGAAACTCCTACAAGAATTTCCCAACCTGACTTTCTGCCATTCTACACCCGCACTTTATGCTTGGATTGAGCAACATTGCCCGGATTTATTTGCCGCCATTCAACAACAAGTTGCTGCTGGACGCTGGGAAGTTGTAGGCGGAATGTGGGTGGAACCGGAACTAAATATTATTAATGGCGAATCGATTGTCCGCCAGTTGCTCTATGGTCAGCGTTACGTCTTAGAAAAATTTGGGCAATTGAGTACAGTCGCTTGGTTGCCAGATAGTTTTGGCTTTTGTGCCACGCTGCCCCAATTTCTGAAATCTGCTGGGATTGAATACTTTGTCACCCAAAAATTGCGCTGGAACGACACCACAAAGTTTCCCTATGAAACATTTTGGTGGCGATCGCTTGATGGTTCCCAAATCTTCAGCCTCATGTCTGCTCCAATTGGTGAAGGCATTGACCCGATTAAAATGGCGTCTTATGCCTGTGATTGGGAAACCCAAACCAGTTTAAAAGAGAGTCTTTGGCTTCCAGGTGTGGGCGATCATGGCGGTGGCCCTACCCGCGATATGTTGGAAGTCGCCCATCGTTGGGAAAAATCCCCCTTCTTTCCTCGTCTAGAATTCACTACATCTGAGAGCTATTTGCAGCAGATTAGCACTCAGAATCCCAACTCCAACGAAACTCAAAATTCAAGACTGTTCCCGGTTTGGGACGATGAACTCTATCTAGAATTCCATCGGGGTTGCTACACCACCCACGCCGATCAAAAGCGCTTTGAACGTCGCAGTGAAGGCTTACTGTACCAAGCAGAACTTTTCGCTTCCTTGGCTAGTATCAGCATCGGTGCGGCTTATCCCAAGCAAAAGCTAGAATCTGCCTGGAAAAAGGTACTATTTAATCAATTTCACGATATTCTCCCCGGTTCCTCAATTCCCCAAGTCTTTGTAGATGCGAATCAGGCTTGGCAAGAGGTAGAACAGGTGGGTTCGGAAATAGTACAGCAAGCCTTAAGCGCGATCGCAACTTCTATTGCCCTTCCCCCACCGCCGCAACCAGACGCCCTGCCGGTGATTGTCTTCAACTCCTTGAACTGGCAACGCTCGGAAGTCGTTACCGTCCCCTTACCGGCGTCTAAACATCACTGGCAAGTTTACAACTTAGAAGGGAAACTGCTAACGTCCCAGCTTTCTGAAGGTAAGACGCTGCTATTTCTTGCCGAGGATATCCCATCGGTGGGTTATCGCCTTTTCTGGCTGTGTCCTCAAGCAGAATTGACCTCAAAAAGGCAAGAAAACAGGCATCCTAGCACTAGGTTTCTGAATTCTAATGCACCTAATCGAGATAATATCAGATTTAGCGAAAAAAATTGCATCTTAGAAAATGAGTTACTGCGAGTAATTGTTGATTCTCAAACAGGCGATTTAAGCAGTGTTTTTGACAAAATCAATCGTCGAGAAATCCTCAATCAATCCGGAGGAAATCAACTCCAAGCCTTCCAAGATAGCGGTCAATATTGGGATGCTTGGAACATTGACCCCAACTATACCAAACACCCCTTACCTCCCACCCAGCTAAAGTCAATTGAATGGGTAGAACAGGGGACAGTACAAACCCGTCTGCGCGTTGTGCGACAGCTAGGCGAGTCGAAATTTTGCCAAGATTACGTGCTGCAAGCAGATTCGCCGCTACTGAAAATCATTACGACTGTAGACTGGCAAGAACGCCACGTACTTGTAAAAGCCGCTTTTCCGCTTACCTTGACGGCAGATTCTGCCACCTACGAAATTCCCTGCGGCGCGATTGTGCGAAGCACACGCGACGCTAACGGGCGTTCTACTCAGCCTCAAACCCCCGCAGCAACCGCCAAATGGGAAGTTCCTGCCTTGCATTGGGCAGATTTAAGTGAAAATGACTATGGCATCAGCTTGCTGAATGATTGTAAATACGGTTACGATGCCCAACCCTCACAATTACGCCTTACCCTGTTACGAAGTTCTACTTGGCCCGATCCAGAAGCAGACCGAGGTTGGCATCAATTCACCTATGCCCTCTATCCTCATCAAGGTAGCTGGCAGTCAGCGCATACTGTGCGCCGAGGCTATGAGCTAAATTTACCGCTACAAGTGATGCTGCTGCCATCGGTAGGCGAACAGAATTCGTCCTTACCCCCCGTTGGTCAATTGTTAGACTTGCAAGCTGAGAATCTGATTTTAATCGCGTTGAAGCAGTCAGAAGATAGCTTGCAGCAGTGGATTTTGCGCTGTTATGAGTGCCACGGGGAAGAGGCACAGATGCAGCTGAATAGCGATTTGGATTTAGCGATCGCGCACCCAGTTGATTTGTTAGAGCGTCCCATCGATGCACCCGAAATGTCCGCTTCTGGGCAAATAGCCAGCATCCAGCCCTGGAAAATCGCTACTTTTGTAGTGAAACGAACAGACGGCTGA
- a CDS encoding VWA domain-containing protein: MDATQPAILNIILHLRSCNEPFLLRYNGQLPRWSDESLHREAYEQNPELYALLALITHVTTGQRLRILFQLLQRSRVGMSKEARQTSDRVINFLLAILHPDQVLTVFLALRRVRANHKHTARAILQYILNHPQFEDMALRRRPAVVDAIEHALGKNVARGSVKKLSDATVDKSDLRRYLLRYAHNPESVKAILPFLYHSPLGTGLMPAAGEVKYTLVHQQYRHFEVQTERPKTVTATNRGDISATLVHLYRGGKSPELMSALQHYVEQAAVNLPKFSGQIALVLDASASTRSYGDREYCSLAQSVALKLVLEKCCANLKVHTLGGVGELPMPEGYTDLAGALLDALEDSPDLVAIVSDGYENMYPGDLERVVATLPQLGIHTPIIFCHSKFTALDDLELRRPAPNLLQREFWHQDDFEDLLNSLFAIAGAKQTETSLQEFLRQKLTFQEKELATWTTSN; this comes from the coding sequence ATGGATGCAACTCAACCAGCCATCTTGAATATTATTCTGCATCTGCGCTCTTGTAATGAGCCATTTCTCCTACGTTATAACGGGCAACTCCCACGCTGGAGCGATGAATCTCTACATCGGGAAGCTTACGAACAAAATCCAGAATTGTATGCGCTTTTAGCTCTCATCACTCATGTTACAACGGGGCAGCGCCTGCGGATTTTGTTTCAGTTGCTACAACGCTCTCGCGTGGGGATGTCGAAGGAAGCACGTCAAACAAGCGATCGCGTCATTAATTTCTTGTTGGCAATTTTGCACCCCGACCAAGTTTTGACCGTCTTTTTAGCACTGCGACGGGTACGAGCTAATCACAAACATACCGCGAGGGCGATTCTCCAGTACATCCTCAATCATCCCCAATTTGAGGATATGGCTTTGCGCCGTCGTCCTGCGGTTGTGGATGCGATTGAACACGCGCTGGGGAAGAATGTGGCGAGGGGTTCTGTGAAAAAGCTGTCGGATGCAACGGTTGATAAAAGCGATTTGCGCCGCTATCTGTTGCGTTATGCCCATAATCCAGAATCGGTGAAAGCCATTCTACCTTTTCTGTATCATTCTCCTCTGGGAACAGGTTTAATGCCTGCGGCAGGCGAAGTTAAATATACTCTCGTTCATCAACAATATCGTCACTTTGAAGTACAAACAGAGCGTCCCAAGACAGTAACGGCAACCAATCGCGGTGATATTTCCGCAACCTTGGTGCATTTGTATCGGGGTGGAAAATCGCCAGAATTAATGTCAGCTTTGCAGCATTATGTCGAACAAGCTGCGGTAAACCTGCCAAAATTTTCAGGTCAAATAGCTTTAGTGTTGGATGCGTCTGCTTCGACAAGAAGTTATGGCGATCGCGAATACTGTTCTCTAGCGCAGTCCGTCGCCCTGAAATTGGTACTCGAAAAATGCTGCGCGAACCTCAAAGTCCATACCCTTGGGGGAGTTGGCGAATTACCCATGCCAGAAGGTTACACCGACTTGGCAGGTGCTTTACTGGATGCTTTAGAAGACTCACCCGATTTAGTCGCCATTGTCTCTGATGGTTATGAAAATATGTATCCGGGAGACTTGGAAAGAGTCGTCGCCACCTTGCCGCAATTGGGTATTCATACCCCAATTATCTTCTGTCATAGCAAGTTTACGGCGCTGGATGACTTGGAATTGAGACGGCCTGCGCCTAATCTCCTCCAAAGAGAATTCTGGCATCAAGACGATTTTGAAGACTTACTAAATTCGCTATTTGCGATCGCGGGTGCAAAGCAAACCGAAACTTCTTTGCAGGAATTCCTCCGCCAAAAACTCACATTCCAAGAAAAGGAGTTAGCCACATGGACTACCAGCAATTAG